The segment TTCTATATTATAAAAAAAATCAACTGGAATTGCTTTAACATCTTCAAAAGTCTTTTCACGCGTTTGATTTCCTTCTAAAATAGTTGCAGTCATTTTCGTAGATCTAGTAAGATTACCTGAGATGTAATTAGAACCACTCAGTGAATATTTATTTGTATCGGTTATTCTAAAGTCGTATTTATCGTAATCAATTACGGATTCTTTGTTTAGAATTGCATTTGGAATATATGTATTTATAATGCTATATCTATCTTCTACAGACGAGAAAATATTTTCACTAATACTGATTTTTGCTAAATAATATTTTTTTTGACGCAACTTACAAACCCCCAACAAATTTAATCTAATATCATTTATATATTTAAATAAATCATGTTATTTCATAGTTAACAAATTACTTTGCGTAAAGTTGAGTATAAATACCACAACGAAACTACTTTTTAGGACATACAATAATTGCATGCCCTAATTAATTACAGGCTATTATCTCTCACATGCCCATCCATCATTATCGCGGTCACGTGCTGAAGCATAAGCAGGGTGGCCTTCTGGTACACCTTTTGGATATACTGCGTTCATTTCTTTGCAATTGCTGAAATATTCTCGTTCAACAACAGGCTCTTGACGCTTTTGTTCGGCTTGTCTTTCTAATTCTTTCTGGCGCTCTAGTTCTGCTTGTTTCTCTAATTCTTTTTGACGCTCTAGTTCTGCTTGTTTCTCTAATTCCTTTTGGCGTTCTAGTTCTGCTTGTTTTTCTAATTCTTTTTGACGTTCTAGTTCTTCTTGTCTTTCCAGTTCTTTCTGACGCTCTAACTCTTCTTGTTGCTTTTTCAATTCTAGTTGGCGTTTAGCTTCTTCCTTTTCTTTTAATTCTATCTGCTTTTGTTCTTCTGCTTCTTTAACAGCTAGTGTACATCCGGAAATAGATAAAACACATCCAAATATGATGATAATTGGTATCAAATTTGATTTTGCTTTAAGTTGTTTATTAATCTTGTACTCACGTATTCCCCATACAATTAAAATAATTCCTATTATTACTAAGGGGTATTGTATTACTATTACCAGTGCAATTATAGCTAAAATTACCGTTAAACAACCCTTCATTTTAATTCCTCCACAAGCTTGAAACCTTTTGTTTTAAGGTACTTCATATTATGTTCGAAAGTTTCGATCGTATCAGAGCAATCTATATCTTCAAATTGTAAATTCTCTATGTCCATTCGATTTACGCGTGTTGAAAGTATACAGCCCATTTTTGGTAATGGTTCGGCTTGGCTGAAATCGTAAACATGGATAAGTACAGTATCAATAGGTATGATGGCAAATACTTCTCTAGCAATACGAATGACGCAGCTGCAAACATAATCCTGATAAAGTGCTAAATAATTAGTTGCACTCATTTTTTTCCTAGATACTTTATTTGTTGCTGTAAGATTTAATGTATCTATTGGAACAACTTCTTTATTTCCGACTGTAAAATTCACAATCAGTTCATTGTTTTGAATATTAAAGTTCAATTTACATCCAAAATCTTCGATATCCTCAAATGGTGCATATTCAATTAAAGCATTTGTCCACATTTTACTGTCACCATTTAAAATGCCCGAAGCAATGTCTTTTAATCTTCCTTTTTTCTGATGAAGAGCCATATCGAATTCTCTAGCCTCGGGTAACTTTTCTTCAATCATCATTTTCCTAGCATTAACACGATTAAATAGC is part of the Solibacillus sp. FSL K6-1523 genome and harbors:
- a CDS encoding excalibur calcium-binding domain-containing protein, coding for MKGCLTVILAIIALVIVIQYPLVIIGIILIVWGIREYKINKQLKAKSNLIPIIIIFGCVLSISGCTLAVKEAEEQKQIELKEKEEAKRQLELKKQQEELERQKELERQEELERQKELEKQAELERQKELEKQAELERQKELEKQAELERQKELERQAEQKRQEPVVEREYFSNCKEMNAVYPKGVPEGHPAYASARDRDNDGWACER
- a CDS encoding DUF4236 domain-containing protein; this translates as MGFRFRKSVKLAPGVKVNFGKKGASVTVGNKYARTTIGKGRRTNSVSLPGTGISYSTQTTKRKKRPQRVAYESTNNIDANISQNIQEVEKHNAYINMLTSVHLEVEDNVDWHAIAGEDLSYLLNEGPNVKSVLDEAANYKPTWRDKLFNRVNARKMMIEEKLPEAREFDMALHQKKGRLKDIASGILNGDSKMWTNALIEYAPFEDIEDFGCKLNFNIQNNELIVNFTVGNKEVVPIDTLNLTATNKVSRKKMSATNYLALYQDYVCSCVIRIAREVFAIIPIDTVLIHVYDFSQAEPLPKMGCILSTRVNRMDIENLQFEDIDCSDTIETFEHNMKYLKTKGFKLVEELK